TTTTCTTAATTGTTCTGTTTGTTATTATGACAGGGTATGTTTTATATTTTTCAAACAATGTGAAACAAAAGGCATTAAAATGGGAGCAGCTTATTAAAAGAGAAGAAGGAAAGAAGCAATCTTTTTATAAGCTTGCAAACTTATTTACAGATGTGCCTAAGCTTAAGAAACAGGCTAAGCGTCGGGCTTATCTTGATTGGATGGTCAAGCAAGTAAAGTATCATCAGGAAAATGTATATGAGTATTTGTATGTGCGTGCATTAATTCGATCAGGCGATTATTTGGGCATTATTGTTCGGCTAACAATCATCGGAAGCATTATCTTGTCATTCTTAAATGAACAGTTAACAGGCTACATCGTTGTATCAATTCTATTTATTTTTTTAACCGGCATTCAGATCATGAGTTTATATAAACACTTTGAATTATTAGAGCTGACTAACTTATATCCGCATGCTGAAAAGAAAAGATTATCAAGCTTCTTAAAAATAATGTTTACAATATTTTTGGTTCAAACAGTGATTTATTCACTCATCACATTCCTTTTTGCAACTGTTTCTATTTTTGTCGGAACCCTTATTGCAACAGCTTTATTTTCCTATCTTTTTGTTTTTATTTATATGAAAAATAGAATAAAGAAAAATGAAAAGGATGTTTAGGTATGAGCTACGAATTACAAGCTGCTGAAGAAGCGAAAATGTGGAAACAGAAGCTATTGAGAAAAGCATCGTTTTGGGAGCGTTCATCTAAGAAAGCACAAAACAAAATGAACGGAATGATTCCAGAAAAAGTACACCATACTGTTACCGAGAGTATTAAAAAGATGGTCGAGGCAACATTACTAGGATCTAATATCACAACATTTCCTAAAAATGTTGAGGACCTAACATTTGAGCAACGAGAAAACTTGGTGAGAAAATCAATTGGAATGTATAAAAAAACAGCTGCAATTGAAGGGGCTTCAACGGGAGCAGGTGGTCTTCTTTTAGGCTTAGCAGATTTTCCGTTATTTCTTAGTATTAAAATGAAGTTTCTTTTTGAAGTTGCAAACCATTACGGATACAGTACGAAGGAATATGAGGAAAGATTATTTTTGCTTTATGTGTTTCAACTAGCCTTCTCTAGTGAAACACATAAAGAAGACACTCTTGCAATCATTGAAAATTGGGAAACAAAAAAAGTAGAAATCAAAGACTTAGATTGGCGTATCTTTCAACAAGAATATCGAGACTATATAGATCTTGTAAAACTAATGCAAATACTTCCAGGAATCGGCGCTGTTGTTGGTGGTGTAGCCAATTATCATCTCGTACAACAGCTTGGGGAATGTGCAATGAATAGTTATCGGTTGAGGGTGTTTTGAGTGCCTGTCACTTCCCGAAGGTTGTCGAATGAATACAATAGTATACACAACAAAGGCAGGGCTAACACAGCTCCTGCCTTTTTATTGTTATCCTTGTTCTATAGCGGATGGATTTTTGACGTGATCAATTTGGTATTGAATAGCAGCTTTACAAAGTGTTTTAGCAGCAATAAGTAGAGCTTTCTCATCAATATCAAATTTGGGATGGTGATGAGGATATACATTTTCCGCGTTCACAGGCTTTGCTCCAGTAAAGAAAAAAGTTCCTTTCATATTTTGTAGATAATAGGAAAAATCTTCCCCACCCATTTGAAGTGGGCTTTCCTCAACTTCATAAACACCTGGCACGCTTGGTGCAATTTGTTTTAAAAACTCTGTTTCTTCCTCATGATTAACAACCGCTGGGTATCCTCTAAAATATTCATACTCATAATCTGCATCGCTCATAAGACAAGTTCCTTTTACAACCTTTTCAATTTCACGTTCAATTTGTGTACGAACATCTTCATCAAAGGTCCTGGCTGTGCCAATAAGCTTTGCTGAATTTGCAATAATGTTAAAGGCATTTTCTGCAACAAATGAACCAACTGTTACTACAGCCGATTGAATTGGATCTACTCTGCGGCTGACAATTTGTTGTAAACTTGTTACCACTTGAGATCCTATTAAGATTGCATCCTTTGTTTTATGAGGTTGTGCACCATGTCCGCCTTTTCCACGAATAGTAATTTCAAAGCGGTCTGCAGCAGCCATTAAGGGACCAACACGATACTGAATTGTACCGACAGGTTCAGTAGCCCATAAATGTGTACCAAAGATTACATCAACACCGTCTAAGCAGCCGTTTTGAATCATGGATCTCGCTCCACCTGGTGCGTATTCTTCTGCATGTTGGTGAATTAGGACAATATTTCCGTTAAGCTGATGTCGATTTTCATGAAGGGTTTTTGCTAACACAAGTAATGTTGCTGTGTGCCCATCATGTCCACATGCGTGCATCACGCCAGGAACAGTTGATTTGTATTCAACATCTTTTTCATCTTGAATGGGCAGGGCATCAAAATCGGCTCTTAGCGCAACAGTAGGACCTGGGAGATCACCTTTAATTGTTGCAACAACCCCGTTACCACCAACATTCCCACGTACGTTTACACCAAGTTTTTTATAATAATTTAAAATATATGCAGATGTTTTTTCTTCTTTAAAAGAAAGCTCTGGATGCATATGTAAATATCTGCGAATGGTAACCATTTCTGAAAAATAACTGTCTAGAGTAGACCAGAGATAATCAAGCATCGTATTCCCCCTTAATAGAGATTATTAGTATCTATGAGTTTTCTCATATAAAAAGCCATGTGAAATCATATGTTTACAAAGTAAAATGTATTAAAATAGATTCGTATTAATATTAGATAGATTGTATTGAAAAATTTTGAAAATTTCAAGAAAATAATTTGGAGAAGGAGGGATAATCGTGAAAACAAAAAATATAGTTATTTTATTAACGATATTATTTATAGGATTAATTACTTTAGTAATGTTGAATGCTACAAATAAGTTCGAAACGATAATTGGAGAAACGTTATATTCTTTTCATGATCATGGTATAGCCGCAATATTTGAAGCAATAGGCATGCTTGGATCAACCACCGGAATTATTGTGTCATTATTTATTTTTATGATTGTATTTGCCGTTGTTGAAAAAGGTTTGATTACTTCATCGCTTCTATTTGTTGCTGTTCTATTTGGGAATATTATAAATAAAGCATTGAAGGCTGCCATTGGGAGAGAGCGCCCAACATTTCCCCAACATATTGAAGAAGGATATAGCTTTCCTAGTGGTCATGTAATGGTTGGACTTCTTCTGTTTGGAACAATAACTTATAAACTATTGAAAAAAACAAATGATAAGAAAATGAAACAAATTATTTTAGTTTGTACAAGTTTAATAGTCCTTGTAATTGGGTTGAGCCGACTGTTGGAAGGAGAGCATTTTTTAACAGATGTAATTGGGGGAATGATTGCTGGTTCTCTTTTGCTAATTGGAATTATACATTTAGATTTATATTTACATAAAATAGTCATTACCAGAAAATCAAAAGGCGATATTTCTATTTAAAATTCAGTATAATGAATAAATAAAAAGTAAAATAAGAAACCAACTCCAGCGTATTATTGAGTTGGTTTTTTATTTTATTGAACAGGTGAACCAGGCGGGTAATAATAAGGAGGAACTTTAATCCAACCACGCTTACGCATTAACGTTTTTAATGTTGTTCCAAAAGCTACCCATTCTGTATAGAAATTTAGCCAGAGTAAGCCAACATCATTACGGATAGCATCAGCTTGTCCTTTTGCACATGCTTGCATACACAGGACTAACTTAAATGCAATTCCATTTGTAAGTTCATCGTCTGTCAGCTTAACACCTAAAGGAACTTCCTTTGGGTTTGACTCTGGTTTGGCAGATGTGACATCTGGTAAAGGTACACCTTCTTTTTTCATAAAGCCACTTAACCTTTTTACATGAGATTCACACAATTTGACCGCATCAACAAGTATTTCTCTTACCTCATCATCTGAGGTAGTGTTTAATCCAACTTCTTCATAACGAATAAACTCTTCTAGCATCGTTAAATACTTCCAAAGGTCACCAACCTCAATGACATGTAGAGGAGAGTGAGGTTCGTCTATTTTATCAATCGTTGTTTTTAATGTATTCCATACAGCTTCAAATGGATTAGGCAACTTCTTCACCTCCTATTGTTTTTTAGTATGACTTTATAATTTACAAAAGATGTAAAAGAATTTGATTTTTTAATAGTTTCTTTTCTACGGTAGTTATTTAAAGGGATAAACTTATTGCATCTAGAATATTAGATAGACAGAACTAAAAACGAGGGGAGAAAGATAATGAAGTATAAAACACTAGGGAAAAGTGGCTTATTAGTTTCTGAGTTATGCTTAGGCGCCATGACATTTGGAAAAGAAGTAACAGAAGAGGATTCTATTCGTATGATTCACAACTTTCTTGATCAGGGTGGTAACTTTATTGATACTGCAGATGTTTATGTTGGTGGGGAATCAGAAAAAATAGTTGGTCATGCCATTAAAGAACGCCGTTCGGAGGTTGTCTTAGCTACAAAAGTTAGAATGAGGGTTGGTCCACATCCTAATGACTTTGGATATTCAAGACGTAGAATTCTTGAAGGTGTAGATCAAAGTTTAAAAAGGTTGAATACGGACTATATTGATCTTTATCAACTTCATGTTTGGGATAACCTAACACCAATTGAAGAAACAATTCGAACATTGGATGACCTTGTTAGTTCTGGCAAGGTGAGATACATAGGCTGTTCAAACTTTCTTGCATGGCAAATGATGAAAGCTTTATCATATAGTGATTTTCATAATATGGTCAGATTCATTTCCATTCAGCCACAGTATAGTTTGATTAACCGGGAAATGGACCGTGAAATCTTACCTCTTTGCAGAGAGGAAAATGTTGGGGTAATTCCTTGGGCACCGATTGGTGGAGGATTTTTAACAGGCAAATATAAACAAGGAGAGTCTCCTACAACCGGCAGGCTCTCTAAAGGTGTGGGTGAGTCTAGCTGGGAGAACCGAGATAATGACAAGAACTTTAAGATTTTACAAACAGTCGAAGAGATCGCTCAAGCAGTTGATAAAACACCTGCACAGGTTTCCCTAAAGTGGCTTTTACAAAAAGAAGAAATCACATCACCTATTTTTGGTGCCAGCAGCCTGGAGCAGTTTAATGAAAATATGGGAAGTGTTGATTGGGAGTTAACAGCTGGACAATGGAATCAACTAGATGAGGTAAGCAAGATTCCTAGCGAATATCCGACAAGATTTCTTGAGAAATTCCAAAGATAACAAGAAAGATCCTGTTAAACAGTTTTGTTTACAGGATCTTTTCTATTTTTTACTAAAGTCTTTAATCTACAATAAAAACATAGCTACAATAGTCGTTGCGACTAAACCAATCGAAACAGGAAGAAGATTTCTTCGAGCTAATTCAAACGGATCCACTCCACAAATCGCCGCTGCTGGAATGAGGGCCCATGGAATAATGGTTCCTCCTCCAACCCAAATAGCTGTTACTTGACCTAATGCTGTTAATGTAGCAGTACTAACTCCGATTGCCGTTGAAAAAAGTTGTGCAATTGAACCAGCGAGAGAAATACCTGAAAAGCCTGAACCATCAAGTCCTGTTAATATTCCTACACCTGTTAGCGTGACAGCTCCAACTTCCGGTGTTAAAGGAACAATATTTGCTAGAGCAACACCTAAATCATTGACGATTCCTTCTGAAGTCTCTGGAAGATAATTACCGACAATGTCGTAATATCCCGCATCACCCAAGTAAAAGAATGCAGCAATTGGAATAACTGGCCCAAACACTTTAAATCCAAATTGAAAGCCTTCTATTAAATAATTTGTTGACTCCTCAAGTCCCCTTTTTTTATGAGCTAAACAGGTTGTGAGAATTAAAATAAGTAAGGCTGTGCCACCGATTAATGCTGTAGCATCTCCACCTTGTAGATTTAATGTAATCATTAAAATAACATCAATTACAAAAATGATTGGGATCATAATGGCAAGCCATTTTTTTGTTGTTGTTGATAACAAGCTGTGATCTGTTTCTTCAGTAGGAGATGATGTTGAAACGGTTGGAAAATCTTTACCTAGTCTTATGTCTCTTTTTAAAAGAAAAAAAGCAGAGATTGTCGTTACAAGTCCCATTGTAATAACAAGTGGGATACTTGCTTCAATCACATCTCCAACTGGAATTCCGGCTGCTTCAGCGGTAAGCTTAGGAGCTGCCTGAATAATAAAGTCCCCAGAAAGAGCAATTCCATGACCGAACAAATTTATTGCTATTGCCACACCGAGTGCGGGTAATCCGGCCCGAATGGCCACTGGTAACAATACAGCACCTATTAATGCAACTGCTGGTGAAGGCCAAAAGAAAAAGGAAATGATCATCATTAAAATTCCAATTGTCCAAAAGGCAGTTGTTGGATTTTTAATGATTTTTGAGAATGGTAAGATCATAACTTCATTAATGCCTGAAATGGTCAAAATCTTACTCATTGCGACAATAATTGAAATAACGAGTATTGTCGGTAACAGTTGTGTGATAGCAAAGGTAAAGCTATTAAATAGACTTGTTATCGAATCACTAACAGAAAGTGTTGAAAAAGCAGCTAATGAGAGTATACCTACTATACAAACAATTGTTGTATCACGTCGGAAAAGCATAAAGCCGATAATCCCAACTATAAACAGTAGATAAACCCAGTGAATGAGTGTTGTTTCTACCAAATTATGATCACTCCTCAGCAAAAGCCTAAATGGTTTCTTTACACTTTATGAGGAATAAGGATAAGATGTGAGAGGGAAATCAAGGGATGAGTTATATATTTATTTGATTGTAGATGTAGAAATTTAGGATCATCTGTGTAGAAATAAGATGTCATTTCCAAGGAAATATTGTCAAAATGACACAGGAATTGAATAAGTTATAGGACAAGAGGCTGACCTGCTACTTTGGTCAGCCTCCTTAAATGTTTATTCGTCGTTATTAACAATTGAATAGGTCGTTACATATGAAGGGCGTGGGAAAATGGATTGTCGGTCAATTCCTTCTTCTGAACCTCTTTTTTTATGTGCGTGCTCGTATGCTTTGGAGTTCTGCCAATTCTTAAAGTGTTTCTCACTTTCCCATAATGTTAAGATAATATAAGTATCACTGCTTTTTGGTCGCAACACACGGATAGCGGAGAAGCCTGGCTCATTTTCAATCATCCGGGCTCTTTCGCTGAACCGTTTTTCAAATAGTGGCCTTCCTTCATCTGAGACAGGAATATTGTTTAAAACAGCAAATGAACCATTTTTAATGTTACCAGTTGAATCTAATACCTCATAAGTTTTTGGTTCCTTAAAAATCGTTTCAGCATCTGATTCGTGAAAAAGTACTCCAGTGTCCTGGTTAGCCATGAGTAGAAGGGTATGGTCGGCGTGGCTTTTTTCTAATTTTGCTAAATAATCAACAGTGCCATATGTGATGTATAGCTTCAATTCGTTTCACCTCAAGTAAAGTTTAATTAGTTATATTATATCAACTGTTTTTTATATATTTCCATTTTTAGTGTTTTCAACACATATACCTTCCTATTATTAACAATACTAAGCTAAAAGGGGTGATGATATGAAAAAGAAACTTCTTTTATCAAGCATTGCATTAGTTAGCGTCGTAATCTTTGCTCTATTAGGTTATCTTTTTATTATCTTTATGGGGAATTATGTCATCGATGAAGAAAAATTAGTAATGAATACAGCGTCAAAGCTTGTTGATGTTGAGGGAAACGAAATTACAAAGCTTTACATTGAAAATAGAGAGCTTGTCAATATTTCTGAGGTTCCTGAATATGTTCAAAAAGCTTTCATTTCAGTTGAGGATCAGAGGTTTTATGAGCATCATGGAATTGATGCTAGAGCCATAACACGTGCCCTTTATAAAGATATTTTGGCTGGGGGAAAAGTAGAAGGTGGTAGTACAATTACTCAACAACTAGCCAAAAATATTTTTTTAACAAATGATAAAACACTTCTAAGAAAAACAAAGGAAGCGATCATTGCAGTTAACTTAGAAAAAAGGTATAGCAAAACCAAATTACTAGAAATGTATTTAAATCAAGTATATTTTGGACATGGAGCATACGGGATAAAGGCTGCAGCAAAGTTATATTTTGATAAAGATGTTTCAGAATTGAGTCTTGAAGAAGGGGCGTTACTCGCAGGAATTCCAAAAGCGCCCTCAACATACTCACCGATCGCAAATCCAGAAAAAAGTAAGCAAAGACGGAATGTTATTTTAAGTTTAATGGGAGATCAACGCTACATCACATATGATGAAGTTGTTAGGACTCAGGGTAAAACGGTTAAGCTTAATGTAAATAAAAAACAAGAAAGTCCATGGCTTACTACTTATGTTGATATGGTTTTTGATGAAGCGAAAGAAATGTATGCCATCTCGAATGAAGAGTTGTTAAGAGGTGGATATACGATTAAGGTACCTTTACAACTTAGCTTGCAAAAATCTGCGTATGATTTATTTCAGGATAAGGAGTATTTTCCTGGAACAGATGATTTTGCACAAGGAGCTTTTATTTTACTTGATAACAAAACAGGTGGAGTTATAGCAGCAATAGGTGGTCGTGATTATGTACCAAAAGGATTAAATCGACTTAATGCGAAACGGCAGCCTGGCTCAACATTTAAACCAGTTGCTGTTTATGCCCCGTCAATAGAAACAAAATTATTTAAACCATACTCGTTACTAAAAGATGAACAGTTAACATATGGTGATTATTCCCCTAAAAACTATGATAATCAGTATGAAGGAGAGGTATCTATGTTCGATGCCCTTGTTTCATCAAAAAATGCTGCTGCTGTTTGGACGTTATCAGAATTAGGGATAAAAACTAGTAAAGAATACTTAAAGTCTCTCGGAATGGGGATTAAAGATGATGGCCTTGCAATTGCCCTTGGTGGACTGTCTGAAGGGGTAACACCTATTCAAATGGTGAATGCATATCGAACCTTTGCTACAAATGGCAGCTACAGTGAACATCACTTTATACAAGAAATAAAAAATAGAGATGGCAAAGTAATAGCAGAGCATCATTCAAAAACGAAAGATGTGTTTTCACCACAAACAGCTTGGGATATGACACGTATGCTGCAGCATGTTGTTACAGAAGGAACAGCACAAAATGGTCATTTTAAAGGAGAGTTAGCAGGTAAAACAGGAACAACTTCTTATCCAAATGTTCCTGGAGCCTCAAAGGATGCCTGGTTTGTTGGATACACGGAAAATGTAGTTGGAGCTCTTTGGATGGGCTATGATCAAACAGATACAGAACATTATTTAACACATGGAAGCTCTTATCCAACTAAGCTTTTTAAAGACATTCTAAATGATGCTAAATGGGATCAAGATGTAGCCTTTGCTATGCCTGAAGGTGTACAGGACCTAGAAAGCCCTATAAGAATAAAAGAGATTGACCAAGTTGAAGCGAGATATACGTTCAAACCACTAGGGTTAATTACATTAACGCTTGAGTGGGAGCCTTTAAAAGATGAACGGGTAGAATACCGAATCTATGAGCATTCAGATGGGAATTCAACAGAGTTAATAGGTACGGTTAAGGGGGCAGGTGTCTATGAGATACCATTTGCTAATGTGTTTTCAGATTCCTCTTATTCGGTTGCTCCTTTTAACACGCAAACGAATGAAGAAGGAATTCAAACGAAATCACGGAAACCTACTTTATTTAGTTCAAATAATTGAGTTAAAGGAAAGCTAAACTGATTTCGTCTTTTTTTTGACATTTGCATATCTAAGCTATACAACAGGAAATGAAACCGTTATAGTTGAAAGGGCAGAGAGTTTAATATAGAATAAATATTATTTTATAATTAATATTATTTAATAAAGGGGTTAGCCCCTTCTACATAGAAAGGTGGACTTTTTTGGATGGCTGAAAAAAAGATCAATGATACGTTTCTAAAAGCGTGTCGTGGAGAAAAAACGGACTATGTTCCAGTTTGGTATATGAGGCAGGCAGGGAGATCACAACCTGAATACCGGGCAATTAAGGAAAAATACAGCCTGTTTGAGATTACGCATCAACCGGAACTTTGTGCTTATGTAACGAGATTACCGGTAGAACAGTACGATGTTGATGCTGCCATTCTATATAAAGACATCATGACTCCACTTCCAGCTATAGGAGTAAATGTTGAAATTAAATCAGGAATTGGTCCTGTTATTGATGACCCGATCCGATCAATGAGAGATATCGAGAAATTGGGAGAAATAGATCCGGAAAGCGATGTTCCTTATGTATTGGATACTATTAAATTGCTTACTGAAGAGCAATTAACTGTTCCGCTTATCGGATTTACCGGAGCTCCTTTTACCCTAGCTAGTTATATGATCGAAGGTGGCCCATCTCGAAATTACAATAAAACAAAAGCATTTATGTACTCAGAGCCACATGCATGGTTTGCATTAATGGATAAGCTAGCTGAAATGAGTATTACATATGTAAAAGCACAAATTCGCGCAGGTGCTAAAGCTATTCAAGTTTTTGATTCATGGGTAGGGGCTTTAAATGTTGCAGATTATCGTACATTTATTAAGCCTACGATGGAGAGAATTTTCAGTGAGCTTAAGGATGAGAATGTACCTCTTATCATGTTCGGTGTTGGAGCTAGCCACCTTGCTAAAGAATGGCATGATCTGCCACTTGATGTAGTTGGCCTTGACTGGAGATTACCTGTTTCTGAGGCACGTTCCATGGGATTGACAAAAACTTTACAAGGAAACCTTGATCCAGCAATCTTACTTTCTCCGTGGGAAGTAATTGAAGAAAGAGCAAAAGCTATTTTAGATCAGGGAATGCAGCAAGACGGATATATTTTCAATCTAGGTCATGGTGTTTTTCCGCAGGTAAATCCAGAGTCACTAAAAAAATTAACTTCTTTTGTGCATGATTATTCCAAAAAGGCAAAGGTAAGCAACTAAGGCATAATAAAAGATAGTACTTTATTGAGGTGAATAATATGAGTGAGAAAAAAATGGGATTACTAGTCATGGCGTATGGTACGCCTTATAAAGAGGAAGACATTGAGCGCTACTATACTCATATCCGTCATGGTCGTAAGCCGGCTCCTGAGATGCTACAGGATTTAAAGGATCGTTATGAAGCAATCGGTGGAATTTCTCCATTAGCTAAAATTACATTAGAGCAAGCGGAAAAGCTTGAACAACATCTAAATAGCATACAAGATGAAATTGAATTTAAAATGTACCTTGGCTTAAAGCATATCGAGCCATTCGTTGAGGACGCTGTAAAACAAATGCATGAGGATGGAATTACAGAAGCTGTGAGTATTGTATTAGCACCTCACTTCTCAACATTTAGTGTAAAGTCGTATAATGGACGAGCTAAGGAAGAGGCTGAAAAGCTTGGTGGATTAACCATTACATCAGTTGAAAGCTGGTATAAAGAGCCTAAATTTATCAGCTATTGGGCAGATCAACTTAAAGAAACATACAGCGGCATGACTGAAGAAGAAAGAAACTCTTCTGTTCTTGTCGTTTCTGCACACAGTCTCCCAGAAAAGATTATTGCAAATGGAGATCCATATCCACAGCAACTTCAAGAAACAGCTGATTTAATTGCGGAAGCTGCTGGTATCAAAAAATACGTAACAGGCTGGCAAAGTGCTGGTAACACTCCGGAGCCTTGGTTAGGTCCAGATGTTCAAGATCTTACTAGAGATTTATACGAAGAAGGCTACAAAACCTTTGTTTATATACCAGTAGGGTTTGTAGCTGACCATCTCGAAGTTCTTTATGATAATGACTATGAGTGTAAAGTAATCACAGACGAACTTGGTGCAAGTTACTACCGCCCTGAAATGCCAAACGCAAAACCAGAATTTATTGATTGTTTATCAACAGTTGTACTAAAGCATTTAAACGAGTCAAACTAAAGAATATTTTCTAGAGCAGTGAATTCATTTGAGTTTACTGCTTTTTTGTTTTGCTCTAGTTAATAGGTTATATTTACCTAAAATGGTAATAAAAAGAAAATAAAAGTAAACTATATATAAAGTGAAAAATGGACAAGGAAGGAACCTAACATGCAGAATGAAAAGCTTGAACAACTAAAAAATGAATGGCTTGTTGAAGTAACAATTGATGAAATTCAAGAAAAGCTAAATAATCATGAAATAACATCAAGAGAATTAGTGCTGATGTACTTATCAAGAATCGCAAAGATTGATCAAGATGGACCAAAAATAAATTCCATAATTGAAGTGAATCCCGAAGCATTACATATTGCCGACTCATTAGATTACGAACGGAAAACTAACGGCAGCCGCGGACCATTGCACGGGATTCCTGTTGTCATAAAAGATAATATCGATACAGCTGACAAGATGCATACAAGTGCAGGCTCTCTTGTGCTGGCGGAATCTTATGCTCATGAAGATGCAACACTTGTTAAACAGCTGCGTGACGCTGGGGCTATTATTCTTGGTAAAACCAATTTAACCGAATGGGCCAATTTTATTGCTGAGGATATGCCAACTGGGTATAGCTCAAGAGGAGGCCAGGTCTTAAACCCTTACGGTACAGACTTTATTGTAGGAGGATCAAGTGCAGGGTCAGGAGCGGCAATTGCTGCAAATTTAGCAGTAGTAGCAGTTGGTACAGAAACATCAGGCTCTATTTTAAGTCCTGCCAGTCAAAATTCACTTGTGGGGATCAAGCCGACTGTTGGTCTTATTAGCAGAAAAGGAATTATTCCGATTTCACATACACAAGATACGGCAGGTCCAATGACGAGAACTGTTAGGGATGCTGCGATATTGTTAAATGTACTAACAGCAAAAGACCCAAAAGACCCTATCACTTTAACGAATGAGCTTGCTGATATAGATTTTACCAACATCTTGTGAAAGATGGGCTAAAGGGGAAGAAAATTGGGATTGCGCGAGAAACATATTTTGATGAGTTAAATGAATCACAGTTAACAGTTATGAACAACGCGATTAATAAGTTGAAGGAGCTTGGTGTGGAAGTTGTTGATCCAATCACCATACCTTCAACAAATGAAGAATGGGATATAAATGTTCTTTTATATGAATTTAAAACGGATCTTAATGCTTACCTAAAAACGATTGACTCTACTGTCGGAGTACGAACTCTAACTGATGTGATAAAAGCAAATGAAGAAATTGGTGAGAAGGCACTGAAATTTGGTCAAAAACTATTTCTTGATGCAAATGCAACAAGCGGCAATCTTATTGAGCCAGAATATCTAGAAAGCTTAGAAAAAGATGATACTTTATCCAAAACAAAAGGAATTGATAGTGTCATGCAGGAGCAAGGATTGGATGCAATTGTATTCCCGAACAACTTTGGGGCAATGATTCCAGCGAAGGCAGGATATCCATCCATTACTGTACCGGCTGGTTACACAAATGAAGGTGAACCTGTAGGAATTACCTTTACAGCTAAAGCATATATGGAACCAACTTTGTTGGAAATTGCTTATTCATATGAGCAAGCAACGAAACATCGAGTTGCTCCCTTTCAAGCGAAATAAACTACTATCAAAAACTGGTCGGCTCATTCGATCAGTTTTTTCTAT
This genomic stretch from Metabacillus sp. B2-18 harbors:
- the hemH gene encoding ferrochelatase, with protein sequence MSEKKMGLLVMAYGTPYKEEDIERYYTHIRHGRKPAPEMLQDLKDRYEAIGGISPLAKITLEQAEKLEQHLNSIQDEIEFKMYLGLKHIEPFVEDAVKQMHEDGITEAVSIVLAPHFSTFSVKSYNGRAKEEAEKLGGLTITSVESWYKEPKFISYWADQLKETYSGMTEEERNSSVLVVSAHSLPEKIIANGDPYPQQLQETADLIAEAAGIKKYVTGWQSAGNTPEPWLGPDVQDLTRDLYEEGYKTFVYIPVGFVADHLEVLYDNDYECKVITDELGASYYRPEMPNAKPEFIDCLSTVVLKHLNESN
- the hemE gene encoding uroporphyrinogen decarboxylase; this translates as MAEKKINDTFLKACRGEKTDYVPVWYMRQAGRSQPEYRAIKEKYSLFEITHQPELCAYVTRLPVEQYDVDAAILYKDIMTPLPAIGVNVEIKSGIGPVIDDPIRSMRDIEKLGEIDPESDVPYVLDTIKLLTEEQLTVPLIGFTGAPFTLASYMIEGGPSRNYNKTKAFMYSEPHAWFALMDKLAEMSITYVKAQIRAGAKAIQVFDSWVGALNVADYRTFIKPTMERIFSELKDENVPLIMFGVGASHLAKEWHDLPLDVVGLDWRLPVSEARSMGLTKTLQGNLDPAILLSPWEVIEERAKAILDQGMQQDGYIFNLGHGVFPQVNPESLKKLTSFVHDYSKKAKVSN
- a CDS encoding transglycosylase domain-containing protein; the encoded protein is MKKKLLLSSIALVSVVIFALLGYLFIIFMGNYVIDEEKLVMNTASKLVDVEGNEITKLYIENRELVNISEVPEYVQKAFISVEDQRFYEHHGIDARAITRALYKDILAGGKVEGGSTITQQLAKNIFLTNDKTLLRKTKEAIIAVNLEKRYSKTKLLEMYLNQVYFGHGAYGIKAAAKLYFDKDVSELSLEEGALLAGIPKAPSTYSPIANPEKSKQRRNVILSLMGDQRYITYDEVVRTQGKTVKLNVNKKQESPWLTTYVDMVFDEAKEMYAISNEELLRGGYTIKVPLQLSLQKSAYDLFQDKEYFPGTDDFAQGAFILLDNKTGGVIAAIGGRDYVPKGLNRLNAKRQPGSTFKPVAVYAPSIETKLFKPYSLLKDEQLTYGDYSPKNYDNQYEGEVSMFDALVSSKNAAAVWTLSELGIKTSKEYLKSLGMGIKDDGLAIALGGLSEGVTPIQMVNAYRTFATNGSYSEHHFIQEIKNRDGKVIAEHHSKTKDVFSPQTAWDMTRMLQHVVTEGTAQNGHFKGELAGKTGTTSYPNVPGASKDAWFVGYTENVVGALWMGYDQTDTEHYLTHGSSYPTKLFKDILNDAKWDQDVAFAMPEGVQDLESPIRIKEIDQVEARYTFKPLGLITLTLEWEPLKDERVEYRIYEHSDGNSTELIGTVKGAGVYEIPFANVFSDSSYSVAPFNTQTNEEGIQTKSRKPTLFSSNN